A genomic region of Trifolium pratense cultivar HEN17-A07 linkage group LG3, ARS_RC_1.1, whole genome shotgun sequence contains the following coding sequences:
- the LOC123916561 gene encoding uncharacterized protein LOC123916561, protein MNPDEENFDDDNVDDDIDDIPPAPGVGRGRAPRRRRLPRRVVRNRWLEGMPKSRTVDGVEEEYDSYDDDDDHEDEEIADIALLAPQNELLVDRHGRPIIMPYTATDLQPQNPANKAINNALKSKFQAPYLNWTEVRADERGYQQFWNGFRSQVTWLNHHTAAIERIFNKKATKRLSTLLFEARKKIKKDPSKPPLWLAGNSYPMLCRRWEEEEYIAKCIKNKANRNTDEANRACVHSGGSKSAGTLRLEFIQQFGRPPTFMEMNDMMHRYADSGQWTGARAQEVSRLTQIWVEEYNASQLRLPPHRRDNEDVRRNKMSLAFVKNAGGATRGRKFAAGCTSSLYASDPTGLRDVTYTSSSSSSTGRSRPTQREETDDEYEARMRATYREEFRDEFEASFDDRVDLRVQHILQEFFAQQRAPAGGGGAVKGQDDICKSWGRVVRRCMHFLKENPRLDIRWVQRKANQAAHEMAKWAKIEPYKKWTTNIPYCVWLVIQKDKGSVISIQVE, encoded by the exons atgaatccagatgaagaaaattttgatgatgacaatgtCGATGATGACATTGATGATATTCCACCAGCACCGGGTGTCGGACGCGGACGCGCTCCACGTAGACGTAGATTACCCCGCCGCGTTGTTCGGAATCGATGGTTGGAGGGTATGCCCAAGTCTCGAACCGTAGATGGTGTGGAAGAGGAGTACGACTCCTACGACGACGATGATGACCACGAGGACGAGGAAATTGCCGATATTGCACTTCTAGCTCCTCAAAATGAATTGTTGGTTGACCGGCATGGTAGACCCATCATCATGCCATATACCGCCACAga TTTGCAACCCCAAAATCCGGCGAATAAGGCAATCAATAATGCATTGAAATCCAAATTCCAGGCTCCATATCTCAATTGGACGGAGGTCAGGGCAGATGAGCGTggatatcaacaattttggaatggcttcagg TCGCAAGTAACTTGGCTGAATCACCACACAGCGGCTATTGAGcgtatattcaacaaaaaagccaccaagcgtctgtcgaccttactttttgaagcgcggaaaaagattaaaaaggatCCTTCAAAACCACCACTTTGGCTCGCTGGCAATTCATACCCTATGCTGTGCCGCAGATGGGAAGAGGAAGAGTATATTGCAAAGTGTATAAAGAACAAAGCCAACAGAAATACTGATGAAGCCAATCGTGCGTGCGTACACTCTGGAGGGTCTAAATCTGCCGGAACGCTTCGTCTTGAGTTCATCCAACAATTTGGTCGTCCACCCACCTTTATGGAGATGAATGACATGATGCACCGGTATGCAGATTCCGGTCAGTGGACGGGGGCAAGGGCGCAAGAAGTGTCG agGTTGACGCAAATTTGGGTTGAAGAATATAATGCAAGCCAACTACGACTACCACCTCATAGGCGAGATAATGAGGATGTTCGTCGAAACAAGATGTCGTTGGCTTTTGTTAAGAATGCTGGTGGTGCGACTCGAGGTCGCAAATTCGCTGCTGGGTGTACATCTTCTCTATATGCAAGTGACCCAACTGGTTTGAGAGATGTCACTtacacatcttcatcttcatcgagTACAGGACGCTCTCGTCCAACTCAAAGAGAGGAAACCGATGATGAGTATGAAGCGCGAATGAGGGCCACGTATAGAGAAGAATTCCGCGATGAGTTCGAAGCATCATTTGATGACCGGGTGGACCTACGGGTCCAACATATATTGCAGGAATTCTTTGCGCAGCAGAGGGCGCcggcgggggggggggggg CTGTTAAGGGACAAGATGATATTTGCAAGAGCTGGGGAAGAGTAGTGCGGCGCTGCATGCATTTCCTAAAGGAAAACCCTAGATTAGACATTAGATGGGTTCAAAGAAAGGCAAACCAAGCTGCTCATGAAATGGCTAAATGGGCCAAAATTGAGCCCTATAAGAAATGGACCACTAACATCCCCTATTGTGTTTGGCTTGTTATCCAAAAAGATAAAGGCAGTGTAATTTCTATTCAAGTTGAataa
- the LOC123914495 gene encoding KH domain-containing protein At3g08620-like isoform X1 has product MFNQISSPSSQRTNSPNMNMRSNFDAESQYLMELLAEHHKLGPFMQVLPLCSRLLNQEILRVSGKNGLLQNHQGFNEFDRMQFMNQSHMVSSDLNPNFTGCNSLSHEMLAEVKGLNMDWQTSPVVPSSHIVKKILRLDIPKDGYPNFNFIGRLLGPRGNSLRRVEATTGCRVFIRGKGSIKDLDKEELLRGRPGYEHLNDALHILIEAELPANIVDIRLRQAQEIIEELLKPVEESQDLYKRQQLRELAMLNSNFREESPQLSGSVSPFTYNEIKRPKTEE; this is encoded by the exons ATGTTCAATCAGATTTCTTCACCTTCTTCTCAAAGGACTAATTCACCAAATATGAACATGAGAAGCAATTTTGATGCTGAAAg TCAGTATTTAATGGAGCTTCTAGCAGAACATCATAAACTAGGACCTTTCATGCAAGTGTTACCATTGTGTAGTAGACTACTCAATCAAG AGATTTTGAGGGTTTCTGGAAAGAATGGATTGTTACAGAATCATCAAGGGTTTAATGAATTTGATAGAATGCAATTCATGAACCAAAGTCATATGGTTTCTTCAGATTTGAATCCAAATTTCACTGGCTGCAATAGCTTGTCACATGAA ATGTTAGCTGAAGTGAAGGGACTAAACATGGATTGGCAAACATCACCAGTTGTTCCAAGTTCTCACATTGTGAAGAAGATATTGCGCTTGGATATTCCTAAGGATGGCTATCCAAAT TTTAATTTTATTGGAAGGCTTCTTGGCCCTAGGGGCAATTCACTGAGGCGAGTCGAGGCTACCACAGGTTGCCGCGTATTTATTAGAGGGAAAGGTTCAATTAAAGACTTAGACAAG GAAGAGTTGTTAAGGGGAAGGCCAGGCTATGAACACCTGAATGATGCACTTCACATCTTAATTGAAGCTGAATTACCTGCTAATATTGTTGATATAAGGTTGAGGCAAGCACAAGAAATCATCGAAGAACTGCTTAAGCCTGTG GAAGAGTCACAGGACCTTTACAAGAGGCAACAACTAAGAGAACTTGCTATGCTCAATTCCAATTTTAGAGAAGAGAGCCCTCAACTGAGTGGTAGTGTCTCTCCATTCACTTACAATGAAATAAAAAGGCCAAAAACTGAGGAATAA
- the LOC123914495 gene encoding KH domain-containing protein At3g08620-like isoform X2 produces the protein MELLAEHHKLGPFMQVLPLCSRLLNQEILRVSGKNGLLQNHQGFNEFDRMQFMNQSHMVSSDLNPNFTGCNSLSHEMLAEVKGLNMDWQTSPVVPSSHIVKKILRLDIPKDGYPNFNFIGRLLGPRGNSLRRVEATTGCRVFIRGKGSIKDLDKEELLRGRPGYEHLNDALHILIEAELPANIVDIRLRQAQEIIEELLKPVEESQDLYKRQQLRELAMLNSNFREESPQLSGSVSPFTYNEIKRPKTEE, from the exons ATGGAGCTTCTAGCAGAACATCATAAACTAGGACCTTTCATGCAAGTGTTACCATTGTGTAGTAGACTACTCAATCAAG AGATTTTGAGGGTTTCTGGAAAGAATGGATTGTTACAGAATCATCAAGGGTTTAATGAATTTGATAGAATGCAATTCATGAACCAAAGTCATATGGTTTCTTCAGATTTGAATCCAAATTTCACTGGCTGCAATAGCTTGTCACATGAA ATGTTAGCTGAAGTGAAGGGACTAAACATGGATTGGCAAACATCACCAGTTGTTCCAAGTTCTCACATTGTGAAGAAGATATTGCGCTTGGATATTCCTAAGGATGGCTATCCAAAT TTTAATTTTATTGGAAGGCTTCTTGGCCCTAGGGGCAATTCACTGAGGCGAGTCGAGGCTACCACAGGTTGCCGCGTATTTATTAGAGGGAAAGGTTCAATTAAAGACTTAGACAAG GAAGAGTTGTTAAGGGGAAGGCCAGGCTATGAACACCTGAATGATGCACTTCACATCTTAATTGAAGCTGAATTACCTGCTAATATTGTTGATATAAGGTTGAGGCAAGCACAAGAAATCATCGAAGAACTGCTTAAGCCTGTG GAAGAGTCACAGGACCTTTACAAGAGGCAACAACTAAGAGAACTTGCTATGCTCAATTCCAATTTTAGAGAAGAGAGCCCTCAACTGAGTGGTAGTGTCTCTCCATTCACTTACAATGAAATAAAAAGGCCAAAAACTGAGGAATAA